The genomic interval GGCCGGGCGGCAGTTGTGCCCGGTGTTGGTTCAAATGCTCCAGCACCTGCTTCAATTCTCCCTCTTTTCTATAGTTGAGGGAAGGGAATGTGCCGGCAATACCGTTGTCCATGGCGGCTTTAACCATTTTTTCGTTACTGACGAGGAACATGGGAGCCATGATGACCGGATAGCGGATGGCAAGGGCTGAGGTTAATTGCATAAGTGGGTGTTTAGCTATGATTTCACAGCAAGCTGCCTGGCCACGAATTTTCCGAGGATGTCGAATTCCAGGTTGATCGTGTGGCCGGGTTGAACGGCTGAGATGTTTGTGTGTTCATATGTATATGGAATCACAGCAATGCTGAATTCCGTATTGGTCACATTATATATGGTCAGGCTGATGCCATTGAGGCAAATGGAGCCTTTTTCCACGATCAGGCCGGCAAATTGTTCGGGGTAACGGAAGCGGTATTCCCAGCTACCACCCTGAGGCGTGCAGGAAATACATTCTCCTGTGCTGTCGACGTGGCCCTGGACGAGGTGCCCGTCAATCCTCCCGTTAAAGACCATGGCTCTTTCCAGGTTTACCTTTTGTCCGGGGCTAAGTTGGCCGATATTGCTTTTCAGCAGCGTTTCGGCAACGGCAACAATATCGTAGGTATCGCCGTCTATGCGGGTAACGGTCAGACAAACGCCGTTGTGGGCTACACTCTGGTCTATTTTCAGTTCCGGTGCGAGGGAAGAGCGGATGGTGATGACCATATTGGTGCCTTCCTGCCTGGTGGCTATTACTTCTCCTAATGATTCTATGATTCCTGTAAACATAGGGCTAAATTAAGTAATAATGGGGAGATGGCCGTGGCCAGAAGGTCCTGACATTTTTTTGATAATTAAAAGGAATGTTATATCTTTGCCTTCCTGAAAAAAAGGAGTATTATATTATGTTGATCATCGATTCCAAAGATTGCGAAAACATTGACAAGGCGCTCAAAAAATACAAAAAGAAATTTGAGAAAGCCCGTATCCTGCT from Chitinophaga filiformis carries:
- a CDS encoding riboflavin synthase, whose product is MFTGIIESLGEVIATRQEGTNMVITIRSSLAPELKIDQSVAHNGVCLTVTRIDGDTYDIVAVAETLLKSNIGQLSPGQKVNLERAMVFNGRIDGHLVQGHVDSTGECISCTPQGGSWEYRFRYPEQFAGLIVEKGSICLNGISLTIYNVTNTEFSIAVIPYTYEHTNISAVQPGHTINLEFDILGKFVARQLAVKS